Genomic DNA from Manihot esculenta cultivar AM560-2 chromosome 15, M.esculenta_v8, whole genome shotgun sequence:
tttggtggtggtggtggtggttttGGAGGCGGAGGGGGTGGTGGAATTGGACACCATTAAACGTAAACATTGCATGCATGCATGCACGCGACATATATGCCACGGGGAGCATTATATTgatgattatatatattgattttCTTTGTCATTGTACGAGAGTCGAATAATTTTTGTATGGAACTTGTAATAACACTAAATCCTATATTAATTAAATGCAGTTCCAAATCAGTGTAGAATTATATGTAAttcaaaaataactaaaataaaattttgcaaACAAATACATCTATCATATGCCAATGGCTATCCTGTAAAagcatttatttattattcCTCAAACCCAAACCCAAAACTCAGGAATTTGAAGCCATAACTGTCTTGTAGCTCACCACGCCACAAGCTTTGtcgttattttcttttcttgttcttTACGAATTATGATGGGACCAGTGCCCATGTCGAACTATACCAGCAAATTAATGGCCTCTAGAGTAGGTACTAAGGAGGAAACCTGTGTGTCTTCCTCAACATTACTCCTTCTGCTGTCATCGGAGAATGACAATGCTCCACCCTCTGATGATCTAATTAATCCAATCCATACCTTATACCTGCTTTCAGACAAGAAaaagatatattattaaattttttaatttgctgttatattttgaaataaatcaaaaactgaattattgtatttatatattaatattacgGGGCAGGCGGTTGACAAAAATGGAGTGGGAGTTGCAGTGGTAGATTTCAAACTGGGTCCCATTCGTCCTTTCTTCCATCAAGCTACTGATTActtgattattattttaaacgAATTAATCTGCAATTCTCTTCTCAAATCTTCCCTCCCGTTCACACCTTTAGGCACAGACGAATATCAAATACTTCATTTTTCATAGGTTGGTACATCCTCAGCCATCCATTATTATCTGAAACTTCAACAATTACAGAGCTAACGTAATTTAAAAAGAGGAATAAAGAAAATTCTACAGGGTTAGAACAAAAAGGGGGATCATTTTAACAATTAGCGAAGGAAAAGACACTGCGTTTTAGAGCTCTGGATTCTTGGTTGAATTGTGGAGATGCACTGTGATGGTTTCGATGTATTGTGGGCTCCGTCAATGCTTTTTTTCGCTGAAAGGTACTTTCTTTTAGAGGTTCTTTATGATCCCAGCTGTTACTTTGTCTATGCTGTAATGGGTTTGTTTCACTTTCGACTATATTAGCAATCAATGATCTTTTGTCATTGAGCTCAAATTCTATAGGTTTAGCTGGGTTTTCCCTTTTCCCCTGAGTTTTGAAGTTAACCTTTTCTTTTACCTTTCCTGTTTTCCTTTCTTGAGCTAGTAGTATGTTTATGGTCTGATTGCTTGATCATGGTGCACTTATGAAATTAATTGAAAGACGTTGATTGGATTTCCATGTCAAGAAAAATAATTTGGATGATTGATTTCTCGGTTTGTGATTTTGAAGAGTTGCAGTGTGTTAAATCCTTGGGCTATTTTCTCAAACTTCATTGGTTGATTAGGAAGTCAATTTCGTTTCTTTGGTGAGAACATAATAAACATCACTCTTACAGATTATCTTACTTTGGCGATTATGTTTCATTCCTCTTCCAAGAACAGTGGAAGTAACAtgtgaattaaattttatgttgCTTATGTTTCTGAATCACTTCTAATTTCATGTCCTGCCATCGATATTCTGTTAGAAGAGCATCTAGTGTAATGAAACATTATGAGACTTAAGGATTGGACGAAAGAGTGGGGACTCGGCATTAGAGGGAGATTGTGGAAGATGATGAAGTGTATTCGTTCAGGGGAGCAGCTAAGAGTAGAAGACATGGCTGCTTCATCAGAGTCCTTGGCAACTAGGGACTATTCAGCGAGTGGTTATTCCTCTAGAGCTGGTGAGATAGACACAAAGATTGATAATAGCAACATTGAGGAAGCAGAGTCATCTCTTCGTGAGAGTGGTTATCTCAACTATGAGGTCAGtacttttttcttcttccttccaCTACCCCTGTTTGTAATCAAGAATTTCCTATATATATGTCAGTGTATTATGCCCTTTTAATTACTTGATATATATATTGTTGTGAAAAACAGCTGTCTATCAATTTCCTACAGTTTGGTATTGCTGTGATACTTAATACTAATTCTGGCAAAATCATTACCATCAAAATGTCACAGGCAAGTTGTTATTGGTGGTACTTATTTACACTCTTATGTGGAAAAGTTTGCTTTAAGTAGTGTGTTAGATATGTTTATTTTATCGTTTCAAATACAGAGAGGAAGAAATTTGTAAGGACATGGATAGTTAATATAATAGTATCCTTTCTGGTTGGGGTTTATGGATCATATTTCTTTTGTTGCCTTCTTACATGTTACTTCAATGGATCATCTAAATATTTATGGCGATAGCAATTAAGCATACTTACTGTAAAGTTTGTAACGGTGATGCAACAGTACTGTTGGGCAATTCCTTTCAAGGGATCATCTAAAGATGAAAATGGTGATATTCGACTTACTGCAAAGTTGATAATGGATACTGTTGGTTAAGTTTCATGGGATGGGGTTCAATTTGTTTCACTTGGCTCATATGAAAATTTTGGTTTCCCCATTTATTTCATAAACTCCTGGATGCAGCAGTTTCCTCTTGCTGGATTACGGTTATAACTAAGGTGTTGTGGGGTTGGTGACTATAGAATGTTAGTGGCATATAGATAATAAGAGATGAGATGAATGTTGTATAAAGTAACATAATAGCTTGTAATGATTCATCAAAATCAATAAATACAACAGTTATTTCCTCTCTCTAGTTCCCAAATTCTctgtctctttcttcttctttctcaatCTTCTTGTGTTTCCTTGTTCTCCTTTCTTCCCTTCTACATTTCTGGTGCATTGGACCATGGAGGACACAGTTACATAACAATTACTTGTAAATCTGGCCTTAAACATTGGGCCAATTCATGTGTCACACTtgtaatgttttattttctGCTTCTTTGTTTGTTATTACTATTGTTGTAAGATTTTATTATAAGATATTTCTGCCTGACATGAAAATAAATCCTTTAACTAAGTTCTGTGGAAATTAGGGTCTCACTGATAAAGTTTACATATGGAAAACGGACTGATATTAGTAAAGCCTTTTAGAATTTCAAACCTCATTTCTATGTTATACTTTGGTTCTGCTGTTATCATGTGGCAGTGGGTTTTAATTATCTTTATAATTTACCTTCCAAGCATGTCATTGAGCTAAAATATCATATTCTTTTATAGGAGGCAAGAGCATTGTTGGGAAGGCTTGAGTATCAGAAAGGAAATATAGAAGCAGCTCTTCAGGTGTTTGATGGAATTGACATTGCTGCTGTGACTTCCAAGATGAAAGTCTCACTTTCTAGAAGGTGCGAGCAAAATCGACGTCGCTCTCAAAGTGATGCTGCCCCAACCATGTCTATGCATGCTATTACTTTACTCCTTGAAGCTATTTTTCTCAAAGCAAAATCACAGCAGGGtcttggaaggtttggaggtaTGCTCATCATCTTATTTTCTGTTCCAATTGCTCATTACTCTATTAATTTTTGTGGGTGCGAGTGATATAAAATCTTGTTGCCTCCAATCATCAATGTGTAAATCTGAGTCTTGAGAGTCCCTGCCCTAGCAAATCACTCCTTGTCCTTGCAGGACCAACTATGGTTGAGAAACTTCCTTTAAAATTCACTTTGCCTGAATGCTTCAAGTTATGAATCTGTTTAAATCTAAACAATAGAACGGTGAACCATTATAAACTTACGGGTAGCCTTACCCTTGATTTGCAGAGAGACTGTTTCAATAGCTCGAACTTGCAACCTACAGGTCACAAATGAAGCAACTTTACCTTTACACCTAAATTATTCTCTTAATAATTTGGTGCAACTTTACCACTACACCAAATCTAAACAATagataatgaaaataattttctttaaaagaaGTAAACAAGCATGAATCTCGTCATTACTTTCACTTGCTGGTTTAGCAGCTGATACTCTTGTGTAGCATATGTCAAGTAAACATgttttggttggttttgataatattttaaggTTTCTGTATGGTAGTGCGGCCTATTTGTTTTCTAATCATGGGAATcaatctctctctatctctctttaTTTGTTCATCAGCATTTATGGCCGGAATTCCAGCAACGCTGttagaaaagtaaaaaaaggaaaaaatatgaGGAATTAATGGCTTTCTGGGGCAGTATGGTTGGAATTACTACTATTTTGTAGCTAACATTTCTTCCTGACCTGTTTTTGCAGAAGCTGCTCAATCATGTAAAGCGATTTTGGATACTGTTGAGTCTGCATTGCCAGAAGGTGTGCCTGAAAATTTTTCTAGCGATTGTAAACTACAAGAGATTCTAAACAAAGCTGTTGAATTACTTCCAGAGCTGTGGATACTTGCTGGGGCTCCACAGGAAGCTATCTTATCATACCGGCTGGCACTTCTCTATTATTGGAATCTGGAGACAGAGACGAAAGCAAAGATAGAAAAGGAATTTGCTATTTTTCTTTTGTATAGTGGTACTGAGGCAAGCCCTCCAAATCTCCGTTCACAGATGGAAGGATCATTTGTGCCAAGAAACAATGTAGAAGAGGCTGTTCTTCTGTTGATGATTCTGTTAAGAAAATTTGCTAACAGAAGGATTGGGTGGGACCCAACCATCATTGATCACCTTTCATTTGCCCTGTCTGTTTCCGGGGAACTAAGGGCACTAGCCCGTCAGATAGAGGAGTTGCTTCCAGGAATcctggaaagaaaagaaagatattGCACTCTAGCACTCTGTTATCATGAAGATGGGGAGGCTATGGTGGCTTTGAATCTTTTGAGGAATCTACTTAATAACAGAGAGAACCCAGATTGCATACTGGAATTACTACTAGCTTCAAAGATTTGTGCAGAGAATATGATTTGTGTTGAACAAGGGATGACATACACTTCCAAAGCAATTTCTGAATTGCAAGGTATATGTGGCCAGATGGTAAGCGTTGCAAACTGCTTACTGGGTCTTTTACTGTCAACTCAGTCCAGATCAGTTCCTTCTGATTCTGAGCGGACTTCTAAGCAGTCTGAAGCACTTGAGGCACTTGGAACTGCTGAGAAAGTAATGAGAGAAAGAGATCCGCATATAATTTTTCATCTTAGCCTAGAAAACGCTGAGCAGAGGAAGTTGGACATTGCACTTTATTATGCAAAACAGCTTTTGAAACTGGAGGCTGGATCTAGTGTTAAAAGTTATATCCTTCTGGCTCGAATATTGTCAGCTCAAAAACGGATTGTCGATGCAGAGACAGTAATCAGTGCTGCTCTAGATCAGACTGGGAAGTGGGACCAAGGAGAACTGTTACTAACAAAAGCTAGACTCCAGATTGCACAGGGCCAGTTAAAGAATGCTATACAGACCTATACTCATCTTCTTGCTGTTGTCCAAGTTCAAACTAAAACCTTTGGTGGTAGAAAGAAGCTTCTAAAGGTATGCTGATAGACATGCACATTAGCTTTGTCATTGTAGCAGTTTTAAAGGATGTCAGAAATGGACAATTAAGATTTCGTCTAGTTGGAGTTCTTTTCCTGTAAGAATTGACATCCAGAAAAAAAGGGAGTTCGTTATTGATTTTAACAATAATCTTTTAGGACATGCAGAGGTTTTTTTCTTGTGAATTGGGGATGTATTAGGAATACAttttagtaataattttttgttgTCTCTTTTAGCCATCACAACTTCGtattatttttcattcaaattCACAGAGTAGGGGAAACCATGACAGAAGATTGGAAATGGAAACATGGCATGATCTAGCTTATGTGTATACAAGTTTGTCTCAGTGGCGGGATGCTGAGATCTGTCTTGCAAAATCTAAGGCTATTAATCCTTACTCTGCTTCAAGATGGCACGCCACAGGTAAATATATGGTTTACAGATGTTTCATTCATCTCTTCTTTACACATAACACAATCAAACACAGACGTCTGTGAGTTTTGGTTCATTGATTATCTTTGATCAGAATGAGCTTTAAATTTTGTTCTTTGAAATTGTTTGGGGGCATTTCTTACAGCATTTTCCAATAGTGTTTCAATATTAAAAGACCTTGTGATTTTCGTTAGGTTTCCTGTATGAAGCCAAGGGTTTGCACCAAGATGCTCTGAAATCATTCAGGGCAGCACTAGATGTTGATCCCTCGCATGTTCCAAGCTTGATATCTACTGCTAGTGTACTCAGACTGCTTGGCAGCCAATCAATGCCCATTATCAGAAGCTTTCTTACAGATGCTCTTCGACTTGACAAAATGAACCATTCTGCATGGTACAATCTTGGGCTTCTCTACAAGGATGATGCCAGTGCATCAGCACTTGAAGCAGCCGAGTGCTTTGAGGCTGCAGCAGTTGTAGAAGAATCTGCACCAGTTGAACCCTTCAGATCATAAAACGTACATTATGCTTCTGTAAGTTCACATGTAGttgtaaattttgaaaaatttttccaTACGATTTGGGCATCTTCTTGTTGAAAGTTTTTGTTGGATGACACTGGCGAAGAGAGAAAAGAATAGATGGGGAAAAGGAGAGGAAGCGTTCTTCAGTGATTTTGCTTTCACTGAAAACCCATTTGTTGTAATTTCTAACTTAAGCTTTTATTAATGAAAAGATTCCATTTATGTATAGATGTGGATTTTGTTTCTTTGGAGCTTACATGGAAGATGATTATACAATTCAAGGCTGACCAATCACACTGTGGCACGCCAGCAGCGAACCCAGAAAAATAGATTGCTCTCAATTGAAAATCTTCCCAGCTCACTATTACCGACATTCATCTTGACCTGGTGGTTAAATTAAAATAGTCCAGTgatttttctttccattattCTCAGAAAATTCTTCTCAGGTCTTCATTCAATTCTATTTGATTAAATAAGAATAGCTAACGTGAATATTGATAAAAAGTGGTAGGAGTTATGAAAAGTCTGAAACGAGAGAATTTGTTCATTTTAATGATTTGGTAAATTCTGAAAGAAATGCTAATGATTTGTTTATTTCACTTTGATTCTATAGACAAGCAGAACCATAGAATTGAGTGCAAAGAAAACCTGGCAGACTATAAAATGTTAAATTGTTCATGTGAACTTTGAGTTAGTAAGAACACAGATCAAAAGGTCCATGGTATCATATGAGAAAAATGAATTCACAAAACTTGCAGGATGTACCAATGGCGTTTTCCAGGAAATAATTCAACAGACCAATTGAAGAACTCGAACAAACAGAATTGCAAGTAATAATTGGGACGAATTTTCTACTTCTTGCTAAGATCTATGCCAGCCTTCTTAGCAACAGCATCCAATCCATTCTTCTCTATAGTCTTTAAAGCCTTAGTGGACAACCTCAGTTTAACATAGCGTTTACCAGCTTCCCACCAAATCTTCTTGTACTGCAGATTCACAAACTGCAACTTCTTTGTCTTGTGGTTTGAAAAGGAAACTTTATTTGCCTTGTTTGCTCTCTTCCCAGTAAAGGGACACACTCTACCTGGAACCCAAATCACGTTCCAAGATTAAACAACTTCAGTAAAGGTCAGCAGAAAGGTTAATAGCAAGTTATGCACAAAACAGAGCTAAATAAGCAAGGATTTGATTGgggggaggggggggggggggaggatAAAGACTAGCATCTTAAGATCTTCAAAAAATGATTGTGCACCATACAAACCGAATCAAATATCACCTTCAAAGAGGGCATCTGTTATTTGCATTCAAACCTATAAAAGCAATGTCTACAAAAATGATTGAAAATGTAATAAAATGCAGGAAGTTCCAAACTTTTCCCAGAACCCATCATGACCAAATCCTTTCCTATTACATACAACTCCTAGGAACAGCTATAGAGGTCAATTAAAGAAAATCAGAAGCAAAGCAAGTAAAAACCAAGAAGAGGGGGAAGAGTAAAATTACGGGCAACAACAGGTTGAAAAGAAGGAACTGAAGGAGATGAGACTAGCTTTGACTCCTGAGTTAGATTGTAGGAAATTCTAACGCCATTCAATTGAGAAGTAACAAACCCTAACTCCGGATTCACACTGGCCTTCAAAGAGGACAACTTTGGGGATTGTGACTTGCGGAAAGAAATGTTAGAGCAAGTGTTTGCGAACAAGAATCCAGATGCTGCAGCTGTCGCCATGGCCATTTCTTCTGCGTTATGAGGAGGAAGAGAGAATGAGTGGATAACGGTGTCTGCATTTTCATTTGAGGCCTCTTGTTTTGCTCCATCGGCTGATCCTGTGCCAGGATTTCAATCTGCTAGTGGGCTGAGGTTCAAGCCCATAAATGCCCAACCTTATGGGCTAGCTAAGAGCCTAGTGTAGGATTATCCGACTTTTACAGAGACGATACAACTATCAGAGCCCAAAGGAAAATCGAAagcgcaaaaaaaaaaaataaaacaaaaggcCATTCTTTTATCAGAGCCAGGTTTCGATCCTGGGACCTGTGGGTTATGGGCCCACCACGCTTCCGCTGCGCCACTCTGATTAATTGATATACAAAATGAACAAAAGCATAATATACGCGTTTCACATAACTTAGTTCCGATAACTTCACAACAAAAGTTTGCCAGAGCATATATTTACTACAAACAATTCCTAGCTGACTAGCTCTACAAAGAACTTCGGCCAAGCAGTTCTTGATATGTTACAATAGCTCTCtcataatttctttttcttttttttgttcatTTTTGTTACATACGCTGGAAGTGCATAAATTACAATGCCTATAAAGTTAGACAACCTTAGCCGGCTATAATTTACAAAGGTCAAAATTATCATTATCTTTCATTTCCTCTTTGCCAATTGGAAAGATTTCTTCAAGAACTGATTTGCTGCTTTATCATTTCTGTAACATAACACTCTTAATATTGTGTTTGGGTCTGCTCTATTCCACCTTCCCGTCGTTGGGGGCATTGGTAGTTTTTGCCCTGCACTCACAGCTCCCATACCGCTTGTTTCACAAGACACGATGCTGAAATCTTCCACTAGCTGCTCTGTACTTTCACCCATCAATTTTATTACCCCTTCAACTATGTCGGCCTCCTTCTCAACCAGCTCCTCATTCATTAACCCTTCAGCACACGTGCAGAAAACACGCTTCAGATTCTCGAAATCTTCTTGAATCATTGGATGATCAGATCTAAAATACATCCGGGAGTATCCTCCAGCAAGCAATACCATGAGGTAAGCCTCAAACGTCGCCTTCATCACTTCTCTCAATGCTAAAGCCTGAGCTCTGTCTGTAAGAATTGCTGTTAAAAGAGTAAGATTCTGCTTCAGGATTCTCAAAGCAGGCCTAATCCTGGCATGTGCTACATCACCCACATAGAGTGTTTCATAGAATACAGAATTCGAATCAAGGAAGATCAAACGATATGCAGCAACTTCTGATACATGTTGACAGACAGATTGAATGGATGAATAGGC
This window encodes:
- the LOC110601598 gene encoding protein NPGR2, translating into MRLKDWTKEWGLGIRGRLWKMMKCIRSGEQLRVEDMAASSESLATRDYSASGYSSRAGEIDTKIDNSNIEEAESSLRESGYLNYEEARALLGRLEYQKGNIEAALQVFDGIDIAAVTSKMKVSLSRRCEQNRRRSQSDAAPTMSMHAITLLLEAIFLKAKSQQGLGRFGEAAQSCKAILDTVESALPEGVPENFSSDCKLQEILNKAVELLPELWILAGAPQEAILSYRLALLYYWNLETETKAKIEKEFAIFLLYSGTEASPPNLRSQMEGSFVPRNNVEEAVLLLMILLRKFANRRIGWDPTIIDHLSFALSVSGELRALARQIEELLPGILERKERYCTLALCYHEDGEAMVALNLLRNLLNNRENPDCILELLLASKICAENMICVEQGMTYTSKAISELQGICGQMVSVANCLLGLLLSTQSRSVPSDSERTSKQSEALEALGTAEKVMRERDPHIIFHLSLENAEQRKLDIALYYAKQLLKLEAGSSVKSYILLARILSAQKRIVDAETVISAALDQTGKWDQGELLLTKARLQIAQGQLKNAIQTYTHLLAVVQVQTKTFGGRKKLLKSRGNHDRRLEMETWHDLAYVYTSLSQWRDAEICLAKSKAINPYSASRWHATGFLYEAKGLHQDALKSFRAALDVDPSHVPSLISTASVLRLLGSQSMPIIRSFLTDALRLDKMNHSAWYNLGLLYKDDASASALEAAECFEAAAVVEESAPVEPFRS
- the LOC110601599 gene encoding 50S ribosomal protein L28, chloroplastic, with the translated sequence MAMATAAASGFLFANTCSNISFRKSQSPKLSSLKASVNPELGFVTSQLNGVRISYNLTQESKLVSSPSVPSFQPVVARRVCPFTGKRANKANKVSFSNHKTKKLQFVNLQYKKIWWEAGKRYVKLRLSTKALKTIEKNGLDAVAKKAGIDLSKK